The Dermacentor andersoni chromosome 1, qqDerAnde1_hic_scaffold, whole genome shotgun sequence genomic interval actactactactactactactactactactactataataataataataataataataataataataataacgcggTGACATCGACCACCAGGCCGTGTTAGAAGTTTTCCCCGAACTGCTGTTATCACCTCCTTACGCGATTTCACAACCGAGAAGTAGAAGCGTTCGCTCAAGTCTGCGATAGTCGACCACACGCCAGATTTCCAGCCGTATCATGTTCCGCAGTGTTATCCTGGTTTGCTTCGTGATATAGCTGGGGTCCCTAATATAGCGCCAAACCAATCTGCACTCACCAAGCCGCCTCACCTTTCCGTCGATATAGCCCGTATACGCAGAGTACGATCCTGCGAAAACCATCGACTTCAGGAAGACCCATCGGGGTGCTTGAATGCTTGATGAAAGACAGAAATTGTATTGGCGCCCACCGTTCTCCCATACTTCTTTCACGGGAGAAAACACacaataaagaagaagaagaagaagaaaaacacggCCACCGTAAGGACGCCATCAGAGCGCTATAATTCCTTGCAGAGCGAGCATAAAAGCTGCAGATCAGCCATGGCGTTCCGATTGCCGCTGCTCGCGGTGATTTGATCTAGTCTTGTCGGCTAGAGTCTGCTACTTTTTCCTGTTTGCTCTGGCGGTGGGTGGCTGATCTCATAACTACATTCGCTATATTTTGGCGCATACAGGAAGCTCCTTTCTACCTATCTCTACGTCAACCTCTGCGAGGCCGAGAGAGCGCATTAACCACCTGCCACAACGAACGTAGGCGAAGCACAAAAATTTCGACACAAGTAAAACGCCCACACATGCGGGGAAAGAGGAAACAGGAGAGAAGAAATGACAGCGCGAGGAAGGAAGACCGGGGAGTAAAAGACGGGAGGAGCGCGCAACCGAGCCGGGCTGCTTGGGTATGCGCGGCACGGGTTTCGCTAACGGTGTTCGGCGCGCAGCTCCCCAGAAAGCGGGCAACCCGTTGCCGCTTTATACGCGCTTTGTGGCCGTAGCGTTCGCGGCATCACTTCTCCGCACGTGAAATATTGAATGCTGGGCGCCGCCTCGGAGTAACGCGCTTGACGACTCTTCCGAGCCCATTGGAAGGGGGAGCCTTCCCGGCGTCTCGGGAAGCGTACCAATCTTGCGGATGGATAGTGCGCTGGTGGCGGCCCGAGGTGGCGGGCCCGTGTTATTccgcgctgctgctgcagttgtTGTCATCTGGGCATGAGCGGTTTGCGCCTGCTTCCCACCACCTTCTATACATCTATATGTATGTGCGTTCATTCGCGTCGTTGCTTGCGGCGCCTCGATCGCGAGCCCCGCTCGCCGAGCGGCTTCAGAATCACAATTCCACTCGTATACGACTACGTGGAGATGCCCTGGGCGCTTCCCTGGAGATGGCTTCCTCGCACGGTTATTTGATGCCAGGCGTCGGAGAGCAGGCAGGTTGCCGCTGGCACCGCCGCGCGTCCTCTTCGGTCGGTTGATGCGGACGCGAAAGAGGGGGCGCCTAATTGCGTTTCCTCAGCGCGTTCGGCGTCACTTGCGCCGTGGTCGTCAAAACAGAAAAAGGCACTTCCTCCGGCGCTGCTTCTTTTCGGCTGATGGCGGTGATGATGTTCTGCTATCGAGCCCACCCTGCGGAGGCGTCGCGAAAAGTACTGTAGCCTGTATGTGCTACTAGTACCTCGCGACGGCGACGACGAGGGTGTGCTGAAAACTGTGGCATCGCGCGCCCACTTTTGTCAAGCAAGGGCATTTTTTCTGCGAGAAAACTAGTTtcaatttccagacattttatgcTTAgccttgaattgaattctggggttttccttgccaaaaccacgattttgaTTATTAACCCCaccttcgggggggggggggtgagcgaGAGAGagtccgtattaattttgaccaccaggggatccttaacgtgcccccaaggCGCAGGGCAcggacgttttcgcatttcgaccctatcgaaatgcggccggcgcggccgggatttgatcccgcgacctcgtgcttaacagcgcaagGCCAtatatagccgctaagccaccgcggcgggttataCTTAGCCTCGGTGTCAGCATGCAAGCCTTGTTTTGTTCATTGTGCGATAAATTGTTCATTCGTGATTCTGCTATATGTTTGGCTGACCACTGCACCTTTTGTTCTTTGTCTTTAGTTAGcgccgtctctctctctttctctctctctctctctctcgctcagcGTTCGTGCGCCCTTACGTCCTTGCACACACTAAATGCCTTCGGTCAGATGGTTTCGGTGCTGCCGCAGCAGGCGGGGTTAAGCCCGGCACTCCTAGCCGGCAATTTTTTCTCTTGCTTATCTGTGTTGCTGATAACACGGGTTTCCACCAACATTCACCAAATCAGCATCTTTGAGAAGTGCAATCAGCAGGTGTAGAACATTTCTAAAGAGAAGCTTTGTGGGGCGAACCGAAATGCTTACCAAAAtagctgctgcttctgctgctgccttGCTGAATAACACGCACGCAAGACAGCACTCTTATAACGAATAAGCTTATATCTACCCCCATCTGTACTACCCATGCAGATGTGCCGGTGGACGGCTCTATTCTCTACAGAATTGCGTAGAGaaataacaaactgcacctaGATACACTCAGTGCAACAAATATACGTCCTGAAGCGCATAATTCCTTTCAACGCTTTCTGCGCCTTCTTTCCCGAGGTTTGGCGCGTCTCATCGGTCGGTTTCTTGCCGATTAAGGTGAGCCGGTCCCGAAGATGGTGTGAGGAAAAGTGGGCCCATTTTAGTCACAGTGTAATCCGCGGTCCCATAGATCACGTGGGTCGCGCGGTGGCGTTTCCCGCGTCTTGTTGATTAGCCGGGCTGGCACGTAATCGCTATGCTGCAAAACGCGTTGCACATGATGAACAGTTTTATAGTGTTTCGGTAACTGATTCACGCTTCACATATATATTCcaaaatgtgcgttggatctgcataatttttttcccgATCACTTCGAGCCCTACAGAAAACTGTCGTCTTAAATGCGCGCTTGGGGAAGACCTTTTCTTTGTAGGCTGTCATGCGGTTTCTTTCTTAGAGCAGGCTAccttgggggggtggggggggggggaggggtgacatCACGGAAGTTAGGGCTGGTGATCATATGGTATCACAAACCACTGACGCAGGCACAATCCGATGCAGTGGCTGCAGGCTACGCTGTTGCAGTGCGTGCCGAAAGCTGAGCAATCGACGGAATAATAGCAGATAGAAGTTGAGAGGGCCACCACGTGCCTGTGGAAGCGCCAGACCTGGCTTGACTCCTTCCGAATGCGAGGATGCGCATGGTGACGTAAGAAATAACGGAGAATGTGGTACATAAGTTCTGCTTTCGGCGACGGAGATATTCGCCCCTAAAATGAGTGCCGATATCACCCGGATTACTTATCACACAGTACTTCACGAAGGCTTCACCAAGGCTAAACGCGGTGCGGTAGCTTAGTATCtgtatggcattgcgctgctgagatcgaggtcacgggttcgctCCTGATCGCGGCGGCCTCATTTTGATTGGAGCGAAATTCAACAACGCTCGTGTATTTAGATACtgcaggtgcacgttaaagaacccaagtggccagaattaatctggagtcacccactacggcgcgcctcataatcatatcgtgattttggctATCCGGGTATGAGTGCATTATGTCCTTCACCCATGGGCAATGCAACAAGATTATTTTCATAAGCCGTGACTTAACATGTATTCATCACCCAATGTCACCTGACACCGAAAAGTAATACGTGTGTTTAAGTGTGAAGAAGAGCAAGGTCACTTGACAATTCTGGGAGCCTACTTATCACCATCAAGTCGTCTAAACTGCGAGCGCTTACGGGAAATTTTGACGACTCCACAGGCGTGGGTGAtcactttgcgggtttccgcagaactattatatcaaactcttgcatttgcttcgagttgttgacaaattcgacttcgccctatatataccatctgctagccacctggttagctcagatggtagcgtctgccccggaaaggcggcggtcccgggttcgagtcctgcaacaggacgaatttttcttcaactgcgaggcttttctttcgaggaacccgtatgtgtttcttttgtatatcaattgctacgaacgggtgaatgTCTGATTTTGCCTTCATTAATCAGTCGATATGATGCCAACTTCTCAGTTTAGTACATCCTGCGATCATTTGCTTCTTGTGTAGGGGAGGAAGGATTGAATTGCGTTCTGATCCTGTATTGTGGCATGAGGAAGGGGAACTGCATACGTCTTGTACATAATGCCCGCTATAATCAGTTGAGTCTACGACTCAGAAGAAATAATCGCGCACATGGCACATTGCACGTCTGGGTAGCGCAAAGTGAAACCTACCACATGGAAGCTTAAAAGCACTTTCTCCTCCAAAATGTATCTGCAAGCTTCACATGCAATTAACTTTTGTGTGAGATCTCAACAATTACTGCTTGTTATGCCCGCTTGAGAGCGCCTCGCACTGGTGTCGTCTGCCATAGACCCAAGCATTTCCAGCGTTTATGAGTATCGCCATTGGCTACAGCTGTGCCCTTCTTGTGTGCAGGTTCGGGCCGAGGCGGGAGCAGCACTGGCGGCGAGGAAGAAAGCAGCGACGACGAGCACGTGTGCGGCCGCTGCCGCGCCGAGTTCCCCACTCTAGACCATTTCTTGGCCCACAAGCGGTGCTGCCCAAGCGTCGAGACGATGGGGATGCCGGGCAGTACGCCGAGTCGGCTATCGTGCAGCGATGACGATGCGGCTGGCCGCCAGTCAGCGTCGGACGTGGCCGAGGTGGACGAGGAACCCTTGGCGGCGGCTGCAGCTGCACGACTACCCTCGACACATGTGGCGCTGGAGGCTTTGCAGAGTACCAAGGTGGCCGTGGCGCAATTCGCCTACGGCAGCACCGGAGGCCCCGCTGAGATAGCTGCGCTACACGAGGCACTGATGGCACTGCAGCAACAGCAAGTCGTGCAGCTGCACATCATTCAGCAGCTGCAGGCATACGTGGGTGCCACCCCTACGCTTCCCGTGAACCTGACCAGGGCGGCGGACACTACACCGactccgccgccaccgccgccgccgccgccggtgccCCGGACGGAGCCCAGTCCCGATGCCCCGGGACAGACACACGCGACCCCGCCGCCGCCGAACACCGCGGTAGACCTGGCCGCCAAAGAGAGCGCGGCACCCGAACCGGCCGAGCCGCCCGCGGAGGCGCCTCTTGGGGAGTCCATCTCCGGCGGTGCCCTGCTGGTTGCGCCGCCCGCTGGACCGCCGCCACCGGATGAGCCCAACACGCTCGAGCTTCTGCAGCGACACACTGAGAAGGCGCTGCAGGACACCATGAGCGGCGGCTCGTTCCTGCTCAACGGTCTCGGCTCCCCGGACCCGAGTCGCTTGCGTAGGAAGGACGGCCGGCCCGACGAGGCTTACTTGCGCCATCGGTGTCGCTTCTGCGGCAAGGTGTTCGGCAGCGACAGCGCGCTGCAAATCCACATCCGCTCCCATACCGGGGAAAGACCCTTCAAGTGCAACGTCTGCGGGAACAGGTTTTCAACGAAGGGCAACCTGAAGGTGCACTTTCAAAGACACCGTGCAAAGTACCCACACGTGCGAATGAACCCGCATCCTGTTCCGGAGCACTTGGACAAGCATTTCCCGCCGTTGGAGCCTCCCGGGGATCGCAGCCCGACATCGCCGTCCGGCGCCACGTCGTCACCGCCACCGTCGCTAACACCCGCACTGGCGCTACAGACAGCTCCTTTGGGCGTCTTGGTCAAACCAGGGCCACCAGTGCCACGACCTGATGACCTTGTCGGGCCCAGTTGCAGTGGGACGCTGGCGTTACGAGCCACGAGCACCAGAAGCATATCTCCTGGAACTGAAACAACCAATGTGACTACATCAATGGGCTCTCCGCCGCTTGAAGATGAACGCCCTTTGAGCCTTAAAGCTGAGCCAGAGGATGACGTAGATGACAAGGCGTCGGACGAAGACCGGGACTCCGGCGGCGTCAGCTGTTCCGCTGATGACTCCATGCCGTTCACGTCAGGCGGATCATTCATGAGCGGCTCCTTCTCGGCGCTTCCGACGACCGCGGACACAGCAGTGCCACTCCATGCGGATCCCGCGTTCTACCAAGACTTGCTGCCGAAGCCTGGAAGTAACGACAACTCGTGGGAAACTCTCATGGAGGTGACGAGGCCGTCTGAGACATCCAAGCTGCAGCAACTGGTCGACAACATTGAGCACAAGCTGAGTGACCCGAACCAATGCGTGATCTGCCATCGTGTGCTCAGTTGCCGCAGTGCTCTGCAGATGCACTA includes:
- the LOC126545838 gene encoding sal-like protein 1, with translation MSRRKQACPSRHIASPASSSLCVGNSHNGSGRGGSSTGGEEESSDDEHVCGRCRAEFPTLDHFLAHKRCCPSVETMGMPGSTPSRLSCSDDDAAGRQSASDVAEVDEEPLAAAAAARLPSTHVALEALQSTKVAVAQFAYGSTGGPAEIAALHEALMALQQQQVVQLHIIQQLQAYVGATPTLPVNLTRAADTTPTPPPPPPPPPVPRTEPSPDAPGQTHATPPPPNTAVDLAAKESAAPEPAEPPAEAPLGESISGGALLVAPPAGPPPPDEPNTLELLQRHTEKALQDTMSGGSFLLNGLGSPDPSRLRRKDGRPDEAYLRHRCRFCGKVFGSDSALQIHIRSHTGERPFKCNVCGNRFSTKGNLKVHFQRHRAKYPHVRMNPHPVPEHLDKHFPPLEPPGDRSPTSPSGATSSPPPSLTPALALQTAPLGVLVKPGPPVPRPDDLVGPSCSGTLALRATSTRSISPGTETTNVTTSMGSPPLEDERPLSLKAEPEDDVDDKASDEDRDSGGVSCSADDSMPFTSGGSFMSGSFSALPTTADTAVPLHADPAFYQDLLPKPGSNDNSWETLMEVTRPSETSKLQQLVDNIEHKLSDPNQCVICHRVLSCRSALQMHYRTHTGERPFRCKICGRAFTTKGNLKTHMGVHRVKPPLRVLHKCPVCHKQFTNSLVLQQHVRMHGSESLHPTASFQTSSQRPTPPPKTSSSPPLSSPTSPTPEQKKEEGRSPSPQPLLRPLSPERPPSQLTSLAALENQVKGIKTSLQVPALPFGPFGIGLSSGFGRYDEQSLLLNRTPEAGQRSPAFSPRAGSELSTGDDRSTPGAPSPSGGTSPPVNGGPLDLTPRTLLGRPADNFSGRFFAAPPLGGLPFPGAAPGRPNTTCQICFKTFACNSALEIHYRSHTKERPFKCSVCERGFSTKGNLKQHMLTHKIRDLPATLFAATPTSSASAPSPAPSPGRSMSPADQRHGTSPEENRTKRMEPVAAPPGVPPPPPPQPRRPPGLPRHVCHVCNKPFSSSSSLQIHMRTHTGDRPFKCSVCGRAFTTKGNLKVHMGTHMWNNGSSRRGRRMSIELPSLLSGPKADFAPPPPPPHELFYPYLGPAYLNGMLGPKANEISVIQGASTEPRPGDEAEPHNGAWAWKMACNLCAKICGSSLELEAHLKAHHRKELEVQSPDNVAV